The following DNA comes from Deltaproteobacteria bacterium.
AGACGAGGCGGGCGTCACGCTCCACGTCGCGCACAAGACCGACGACGTGGCCGACGGCATCGACTCGCTCAAATCGAATGACGACGCGCTCGCGGCGGTCGGACCCGGCGCCGTCGTCGGCGGCACCGCGTGGCTCTGGGCGGACGACCACGCGCAGGGCGCGCTCGATTACCTCGTCGTCGACGAGGCGGGACAGATGGCGCTCGCGTGCGTGCTCGCCGCCGCGCGCGCCGCGCGGAACGTCGTCCTCCTCGGGGATCCGCAGCAGCTCGAGCAGCCGCGTCGCGGCGCGCACCCGGAGGGAACCGACACCGCTGCGCTCGTGCACGTGCTCGGCGCGGAGCAGGCGACGATCGCGGACACGCAGGGCCTCTTTCTCGACCGCACGTGGCGGCTCCATCCGACGCTCTGCACGTTCACGTCGGAGGCGTACTACGAGGGCCGCCTGTACTCGATCCCGGGGCTGGAGCGGCAGGAGATCCGGGGATCGACACCGTTCGCCGGGAGCGGCCTCTTCCTCGTCGAGGTCGCGCACGAGGGCAACCAGGCGAGCGCCCCGGAGGAGGTGGACGTCGTCGACCAGGTGGTGCGCTCGCTCCTGACGGCGGACGTGCAGTGGGTCGGGCGGAAAGGCGACGCGCGGGCGCTCGTCGCCGATGACGTGCTCGTGCTCGCGCCGTACAACGCGCAGGTCGCCGCGCTGCGGCGGCGGCTTCGCAACGCGGGGGTCCAACGCGTCGGCACGGTCGACAAGTTCCAGGGCCAGGAGGCGGCGGTCGTCGTGTACTCGTGCACGAGCTCGTCGGCCGAGGACGCGCCGCGCGGGCTGGAGTTCCTGTACGACCCGCACCGGTTCAACGTCGCGACGAGCCGGGCGCGCGCCGTGGTGATCGTCGTCGCGAGTCCGCGCCTCTTCGAGGCGGAGTGCCGGACGCCGGCACAGATGCGGATGGTGAATGGGCTTTGTCGGTTCCGGGAGCTGGCCCGCCGTTAGTATGGCGGGAGGTGTGGTCCCGGAGAAACAGCCGGGGCAACGAAATCTCCGGCGCGGCAGACCCGCGCTTCCGGGTGGCTTCCGAGGAGGGAGGAAACCCAAGGGAACGGCTGGTGACCACCGCGGTCCCGAACCAGGGCGAGGTCGGCAAGAGGGATGGCGATTCGACGCTCTTCGGGGCGATCCGGAGCAGCTCGAGCAGCCATGCCGCCGCGCCGACCCGAAGGGAACGAAGACGGCCGCTCTCGCCGATGTGGTCGGCGCTGCCAGGCGACGAACGGGACGTGGGGCCTGCTTCCGAACGATCTTCCGAACCAACGCAGTGAATCTGGGCTGGCGAGTCTTTAAACGATCCCGTATTGTCCGTACGTGCGCACCAAAGGCTCCGGCGGGACGAAGCTTCGATACGTCGTCACGATCGAGCGTGAGGCTGACGGTCGTTTCATTGCCTCGGTGCCGGAGGTCGCTGGTTGTTACGTGTATGGACGGACACGGCGACAGGCGGTCTCGCGAGCCCGGAGCTCACTTCAGTTCTACGTCGATTCGCTCCGTGACCAGGGCCGCAAACCGCCCAAACAGCCGCTGGTTGCCGTGGAAGTCGTCGTCGCTGCGTAGTTCGTGGCGCGGCTGCCACGGTCAGGCGGGTATCGCCCCGCGCCCGGAGGTCCCGGTGCTCGGCGCGGCGGACGCGATCGACGCCCTCGTTGAGATGCTTGGCGCAGTGAAAGCGATCAAACACGATCTTCGCGTCGGCGTCGGGGACCTGGGCCCGCGTCGCCTGCACGTAGGGCGCCCACATGTCCATCGCGATCGCTTCGAGCGCGGTGCGCTGCGCCGCGCTGAGTCCCAGCGCCCAGAACGCCTCCAGGCTCTCCTGCTTGCGGTCATCGGCGACGAAGAGGACGCGGCCCTCGTCCAGATCGCTCACGACGGTCACGTAGTCGTGCCGGCGCTGAAACGACTTCTCATCGACGCCGACGTGGCGGAGGGTGAGCGTCGCGCGGCGCTCCAGGCCGCGCGC
Coding sequences within:
- a CDS encoding type II toxin-antitoxin system HicB family antitoxin, giving the protein MPYCPYVRTKGSGGTKLRYVVTIEREADGRFIASVPEVAGCYVYGRTRRQAVSRARSSLQFYVDSLRDQGRKPPKQPLVAVEVVVAA